Below is a genomic region from Candidatus Polarisedimenticolaceae bacterium.
CCGCTTCACCGCGGGGGCCTTCGAGGAGATCTCCGTCAGCGCGCCGTAGCCTTCACCGCGTCGACGAGCGCCTTCGCGTGGGCCACCGGGACCTCGGGGAGGATCCCGTGTCCCAGGTTGAAGATGTGGCTGCGCGCCGCGCGCCCGCGCTCGACGACCTCGCGCGCCCGCGCCGCGATCGTCTCGGGGGGAGAGAACAACACGCACGGATCGAGATTCCCCTGGAGGACGAAGTCCGGGCCGACCCGTCGCGCCGCCTCGTCGAGGGGGGTGCGCCAGTCGACGCCCAGGACGTCCGCGCCGCACTCCCGGATCGCGTCGAACAGGTGCGCGCCGTCCAGGGCGAAGTAGATCACCGGGACGCCGAGGGGCTTCAGCGACGCGACGACCTCGTTCACGTAAGGGAGCGAGTACTCGCGGTAGTCGTCGTATCCGAGGATCCCGGCCCACGAATCGAAGACCTGGATCGCCTGCGCCCCCGCCTTCACCTGCGCGGCGAGATACCGGACGGTCATCGCCGTGCACTTCTGCAGGAGCAGCCGCGCGGAGTCGGGATCGGAGAAGAGCATCCCCTTGAACTTGTCGAAGTTCTTCGAGCCTTCCCCTTCGACGAGGTACGCGGCGAG
It encodes:
- the hemE gene encoding uroporphyrinogen decarboxylase; the protein is MSDLFLRACRGEKTERPPIWIMRQAGRYLPEYRATRAKAGSFVDLCKNPELAAEVTIQPIDILGVDAAILFSDILVPVEPMGIRMDFNPGPVLDPPVRTRADVERLVVADPEEGLPYVYETIRILRRELAGRVPLIGFGAAPMTLAAYLVEGEGSKNFDKFKGMLFSDPDSARLLLQKCTAMTVRYLAAQVKAGAQAIQVFDSWAGILGYDDYREYSLPYVNEVVASLKPLGVPVIYFALDGAHLFDAIRECGADVLGVDWRTPLDEAARRVGPDFVLQGNLDPCVLFSPPETIAARAREVVERGRAARSHIFNLGHGILPEVPVAHAKALVDAVKATAR